The stretch of DNA GTTGTAAAGAAGATACTCGCTCCAAGGGTACGTTTTGCCTTCGTAAAGCGCGAATCGACGCAGGAAACCGATCACCGTATAGCGATCACCCATCAATTCGCCTTCGCTCCCCAACGGAATTTTGATCGGCAACTTTTCGCTAGTCTTTAGCGTTGAAAAATACAAAAGTTTGCCATCCGAAACGTCCAACAGCGAATGGCAGTTGTCGCAGGTGATCCGTTGGCTTTGGTCGGGCACATGCAGCGACAAGGGACCGCCACACTTAGGACAGTTCAACTGCAGAGCGGAAACCAGTTTCGCTTCGACGTACTCGGGGACAGCATCGTCGAGGTCTAATTCCGCCAACCTGATTTCTTTGCCCACGTACGCAACGTTGCGATCACCGTATTCAAACGTTGCCAGCGTATTCTCGGCTCCTGCCAAATCAGCAAATCGGTGTTCATGTCCGGCGACAAAGTTCCAAGGTATATCACCTTCAGCAGACGCAGTCTTTGCAACACCGACTTCGCTAACGGTAAATTCAGCGCGCCCTAACTGAGCTGATTCGCCAACTCGTAACGAATCAAAAGCCGGCAATCGAATCGAACTACTTAGTTGTCGTTCGAACATCAAATAGAAGCGACCTTGAGCCTCGGCGAGCCATCCCCATTTTTCTCCTGAAAACGACAAGTACCATTCGTTCCAAACACCGCCTGCGGGATGGTTGTACTGGACACGACCCAAAATGGTGAAACGTTTGCCGCGGAAGAACCCGCTGATTCCTAGACGAAGCGGCGAATTGGTTTCGACCAAATCAGCCACTTTGCCGTGATCTTCGATCTTCTTATCGTTGCGAGCGACCGCCGATTGGCAAAACGGACAGATCGTCACCAATGTCGACGCGACTTTGAATTCCACCGGGCCACCGCACGCGGGACAAGCGGCTGTACGAGCTTTCATCGCTGTACCTCGTCATCTGTATGGCCCTGATCGCTTCGATCGACAAGGTTGCCTCGAGGAATCTGCTTCACTTCCACACGACTGGCCCCAAGGCGATCTCGTAAATGCGTTTGCCAGTCCCAGGGTTCACGATGACAACAACAGTACAAGTTCAATGTCAGAGTCCCAAACTCGGGATACGTATGCACGGCCAAGTGCGATTCACTGAGCAAATACAACAATGTCACTCCGCCGGGCATCAAACCATCAGGCGAGGGAAATTGATGCGACAGCGGGTGGCCAACGACATTCAGTTCAAGGTCACGGACGACATCATCGGTAATGCGTTTGATCGTCGCTAATTCAGTGAGCCGTTGAGGATCACAGCCATTCGCATCGATGATCCATTCCGTTCCCGTAAGGGACGGTGACTCGTTGATTCGAGAGAACGAGGGAAAAGGCTGCATCGTGCGCGAGCGGTGGCAAAAGTTGGAACGGAACTCTTTCCGTTCGTGGTGAATATTTCAATCAGCAAGACTAACGAATTCCGTGGTGTCGACCACTCAGCTTGCCGGTGGTGGTGGCGGTGGCACTTGAGCAAACCAGGCTGCTAATGCGGGCACCTGCGAAGCGGGTAACCATTGTGGCATTCCAGCGCTCCAAACCATCGTTTCAGAGGTAACTTGGCCTTGGGACACTAAAGATGCCATGACCTCGGCGGTGAATGGGCCTTCCGATTTTCCTTGGTTAGCCACATGCCAAGCTACACCCTGCGATGGCAAAGCGGGTGGGGTTTGCTGCGCCGAACCCGACGGCTGGGCTGCGCCGGGTTGATGAGCTGCTGAACCCAATCCCATTCCCATTTGGTGAGCCATTGCCATTCCGACTCCGAGTCCCATCCCTTCAGCCGCTCCACCACCACTGGGATTTTCCGCCGCGGCTGTCATCGCGGTGCCCATTTGATATTGTTGGTAGCGCTGCATGTCACCAATGACACCCATGCTCGTTCGCGTGTCGAGAGCTTTTTCGACAGCTTCGGGCAATGAGATGTTAACGACGTATAACTGCGGACAATCCAGCCCGTATTCATCATCAATTCGCTCGCAAACTTCTTTGCGAATGTGCTCGGATAGCTCGGTGTACTTGGTAGCGAGATCAAGGGCAGGCATTTGTAGCTTGGAAACCACGTCGGCAAACGAGCTCGCGATAATCGAACGTAGGAGCGTCGTAATGTCGTCGGCACCGAAGTCGCCATCAGTCCCCACGATCTCTTTCAAAAGAGCTTTGGCATCAATCGCGCGAAGCCCGTAGGTTCCAAAACCACGGATTCGAATGGGACCGAATTCGGGATCTCGCATCATGATTGGATTGGGAGTTCCCCACTTCAAATCGGTAATCTGAGTGGTACGAACAAAGTACACTTCCGCCTTGAAAGGGCTTGCGAAGCCGTACTTCCAACCGTTGAGCGTGCTCATGATTGGCATGTTCTGAGTCGTCAGCTCATAGTGCCCCGGTTGATAGACATCAGCAATTTCGCCACTGGACACGAACACGGCAACTTGGCCGGGTCGCACAATTAGCTGGGCTCCGTTCTTGATTTCGTTTTGGTGCCGTGGGAACCGCCAAACCAGCGTGTTTTGTGAGTCATCGATCCACTCGATGATGTCGATCAGTTCGCCACGAAGTCGGTCAAAAAGTCCCATGTCTACATTCCTAAGTGAAATTTCTTCGCTACCCTTCCCACGCAAATGCGAAGTCGGCTCCTTCAAAGGCCAACTTGAAAAAGCTTGGGGGCGCGAATTTCTGGCAATTCTTGCCCCATGGTACCGATATTCAGCCGTAGCACGCAAACAGGCTAGCCCGTGTGTACCTGCGTTTAGCAAATCAACGTTGCTACCATCGCAAAACAACACGGTCAAATTAGCATGGATGTCTTCTCATTCCATTGCCACCTACTTTATCGATTCGAAGTTCATCGGAACCATGACCTCTTCAACATCGCCACATTCTCCTGCGCGTGCCTTTTTTATCGCGTCGGGGATTGCCATCGCAACAGCCATGGTAATCGTCGGCGCAACCTTGTTGCTTAATGGAACCGACAAAGCAACTCGTACAGCGACATCGATTTGCATGCCTATCGGTGTGCTTTGGTTGGGATTGTTGACCCTGGGAATCGCGGCCTGGCTCAGTGGCCATCGGATGACGTCCGCTCTGTTCCTCACTCTGTTTCTTTTTGTGTCGATCACTGCCAACTCAGCAGTCGCAGATCGAATGATCTCTTTGATTGAATGGCATGCAACAAAAGTTACCGCGACGAAAGAGTCGCCCTATCGAATGGCCGTGGTACTCGGTGGGGGAACATCGGTGCGGGCTGGTGGAACCGCGGAAGTCAACAACGAAGGCGAGCGGTTGGTTTCCGCAGCGCAGCTTTGGCATGCGGGACTAACCCAAGCCATCGTGGCGACCGGCGCCAGTCCGGACGGAGATTACCACGCTAAAGACGTCACTGCTGAACTGCTGGTTTCACTGGGTGTTCCGAATGATGTGATCTTCAAGATCGATGGACAGAATACGTCGCAAGAAATGATGTATCTCCGGGCACTCTTGAACGATCCACCCGCGAGATTTCCAGAAAAGGGAACGGCAGTTCTAATTACCAGTGCGTTTCATATGCGTCGCGCGATGCGACTGGCTGACGGACAACGTCTTGACCTCGAACCACATCCGGTCAGTTTCTCGGTCGATCGAAAGCGTGATTTTACTCCGGCTGTCATCGTGCCGACGGCGCCGGCGGTTGAGCAGTTCAGCGTTGCACTTAAAGAAATCCTTGCGGAAGTTGTTGGTCGCTAGCAATAGGACCAGCGTTGCAACGCGACATGCGTGTCATTTGAAGTGCTAAGCTAATTGCAAATAGTGGTCGCACGATGACAACGCAGGGGCTCCAACGTGGATCAAGGGTCTGCCTACCAATCTGAATCCGACAAGTGGGACCACCCTACAGATTCCGAGACGTCTAGTCTTCGTGAAAAGTGGCGTCGGTTAGCCGTTCAACAGCCGCTGCTGTTTCTGTTTATCGCCGCAATCGTTGGCGTGGTTTGGGATG from Rubripirellula amarantea encodes:
- a CDS encoding S-adenosylmethionine decarboxylase family protein, with product MQPFPSFSRINESPSLTGTEWIIDANGCDPQRLTELATIKRITDDVVRDLELNVVGHPLSHQFPSPDGLMPGGVTLLYLLSESHLAVHTYPEFGTLTLNLYCCCHREPWDWQTHLRDRLGASRVEVKQIPRGNLVDRSDQGHTDDEVQR
- a CDS encoding SPFH domain-containing protein: MGLFDRLRGELIDIIEWIDDSQNTLVWRFPRHQNEIKNGAQLIVRPGQVAVFVSSGEIADVYQPGHYELTTQNMPIMSTLNGWKYGFASPFKAEVYFVRTTQITDLKWGTPNPIMMRDPEFGPIRIRGFGTYGLRAIDAKALLKEIVGTDGDFGADDITTLLRSIIASSFADVVSKLQMPALDLATKYTELSEHIRKEVCERIDDEYGLDCPQLYVVNISLPEAVEKALDTRTSMGVIGDMQRYQQYQMGTAMTAAAENPSGGGAAEGMGLGVGMAMAHQMGMGLGSAAHQPGAAQPSGSAQQTPPALPSQGVAWHVANQGKSEGPFTAEVMASLVSQGQVTSETMVWSAGMPQWLPASQVPALAAWFAQVPPPPPPAS
- a CDS encoding DUF4178 domain-containing protein; translated protein: MKARTAACPACGGPVEFKVASTLVTICPFCQSAVARNDKKIEDHGKVADLVETNSPLRLGISGFFRGKRFTILGRVQYNHPAGGVWNEWYLSFSGEKWGWLAEAQGRFYLMFERQLSSSIRLPAFDSLRVGESAQLGRAEFTVSEVGVAKTASAEGDIPWNFVAGHEHRFADLAGAENTLATFEYGDRNVAYVGKEIRLAELDLDDAVPEYVEAKLVSALQLNCPKCGGPLSLHVPDQSQRITCDNCHSLLDVSDGKLLYFSTLKTSEKLPIKIPLGSEGELMGDRYTVIGFLRRFALYEGKTYPWSEYLLYNHEIGFRWLIENQNHWAFAEPISANVKRSGSYVKYDGDSFRLYDRGTAYVQNVLGEFYWRVEAGEQVQTADYIAPPRMISFETSDTGRSQEINLTLSTYLKPETVEKAFGVGFIGRSWGVGPIQPRPEMGVGFFLLWPAFGMAIFCIFSICSMFKRTTSVDPWMMFYALLFVSIVPIGALIYMYSYEVKRWENSDYSPYRSSE
- a CDS encoding YdcF family protein, whose translation is MSSHSIATYFIDSKFIGTMTSSTSPHSPARAFFIASGIAIATAMVIVGATLLLNGTDKATRTATSICMPIGVLWLGLLTLGIAAWLSGHRMTSALFLTLFLFVSITANSAVADRMISLIEWHATKVTATKESPYRMAVVLGGGTSVRAGGTAEVNNEGERLVSAAQLWHAGLTQAIVATGASPDGDYHAKDVTAELLVSLGVPNDVIFKIDGQNTSQEMMYLRALLNDPPARFPEKGTAVLITSAFHMRRAMRLADGQRLDLEPHPVSFSVDRKRDFTPAVIVPTAPAVEQFSVALKEILAEVVGR